In the Chitinophagales bacterium genome, one interval contains:
- a CDS encoding Crp/Fnr family transcriptional regulator has protein sequence MNRFVGKENKEQLALHKTVQHFKPGAVVFKEGDPVTGIYFIFSGKVKVFNTGPDNRSQIVRLADSGNILGHRGLGLPQLYPISAATLEDSTICFIKMNDFLAALEKSPAFAINLLMFYAAELRRTEYKLRSLSQMTVRQKLADAVLTVREIYGTQIRNRKKVLAAKLSRQDYADIIGASIEEVIRTFSQFKKEGILHSEGKYIAIQKEKELTKLLKGFRDIHLP, from the coding sequence GTGAATCGGTTTGTTGGCAAAGAAAACAAAGAGCAGCTGGCGCTTCATAAAACCGTACAGCATTTTAAGCCCGGCGCTGTTGTATTTAAAGAAGGTGACCCCGTAACAGGTATTTATTTTATTTTCAGCGGAAAGGTAAAGGTCTTCAATACAGGTCCAGACAACCGTTCACAAATCGTCAGACTGGCCGACAGCGGAAATATCCTCGGCCACCGCGGACTGGGTTTGCCGCAGCTTTATCCGATCAGTGCTGCCACACTCGAAGATTCCACCATCTGCTTTATCAAGATGAATGATTTTCTGGCGGCACTGGAAAAGAGCCCTGCCTTTGCCATCAACCTGCTGATGTTTTATGCTGCTGAGCTAAGGCGGACCGAATACAAACTGCGCTCACTTTCTCAGATGACAGTACGGCAGAAATTAGCCGATGCCGTGCTCACGGTACGCGAAATTTATGGCACTCAGATACGGAACAGGAAAAAAGTGCTTGCAGCAAAACTTTCCCGGCAGGATTATGCCGATATCATCGGTGCATCAATTGAAGAAGTGATTCGTACTTTTTCACAGTTTAAGAAAGAAGGCATCCTTCATTCCGAAGGAAAATACATCGCCATACAAAAAGAAAAAGAACTGACTAAACTACTGAAAGGGTTCAGGGATATTCACCTTCCTTAA
- a CDS encoding D-2-hydroxyacid dehydrogenase, producing the protein MMKILANDGMEASAKAALEQAGFEVHDVKIPQDELANHINEFDVLTVRSATKVRKPLIDVISRTKLIIRGGVGLDNIDVEYAQSKDIMVRNTPLASSQSVAELVFAHLFGLVRFLPESNREMPVNGTQQFKALKEKFSKGSELKGKTLGFIGFGNIGQATAKIAIGCGMRVMAYDLFPRDWNLEMQLMNSIRVSVPVKPSTKEEVLRNSDFITIHSAGATTVISKDEFVMMKDGVGIINCARGGTINEADLLQALHTGKVAFAGIDVFEEEPTHNVALLQHPRVSLTPHIGASTREAQDRIGKEVVDIIVNFSQSKQP; encoded by the coding sequence ATGATGAAGATTCTTGCCAACGATGGCATGGAAGCCTCAGCAAAGGCAGCACTGGAACAAGCCGGATTCGAAGTGCATGATGTTAAAATACCGCAGGATGAACTTGCAAACCATATCAATGAATTTGATGTGCTCACCGTTCGCAGTGCCACCAAGGTCAGGAAGCCGTTGATTGATGTCATCAGCCGCACCAAACTCATTATTCGCGGCGGCGTGGGCCTGGATAACATCGACGTGGAATATGCTCAGTCGAAAGACATCATGGTAAGGAATACACCACTGGCATCTTCGCAATCAGTGGCGGAACTGGTTTTTGCGCACTTATTCGGCCTGGTTCGTTTTCTTCCTGAATCAAACCGCGAGATGCCCGTAAACGGCACGCAGCAATTTAAAGCGCTGAAAGAAAAATTCTCAAAAGGCAGCGAACTGAAAGGAAAAACACTGGGCTTCATTGGATTCGGTAATATTGGGCAGGCTACCGCGAAAATTGCCATTGGCTGTGGCATGCGGGTGATGGCATATGACCTGTTTCCACGCGACTGGAACCTTGAAATGCAACTCATGAATAGCATCCGTGTTTCAGTACCGGTTAAACCATCCACCAAAGAAGAGGTATTACGCAACAGCGACTTTATCACGATTCACAGTGCCGGCGCAACGACGGTGATTTCGAAAGATGAATTTGTCATGATGAAAGACGGTGTGGGCATCATTAACTGTGCAAGAGGCGGAACAATAAATGAAGCGGATCTGCTGCAGGCGCTGCATACAGGCAAGGTAGCCTTTGCAGGTATTGATGTGTTTGAAGAAGAACCGACGCATAATGTGGCATTGCTGCAACATCCGCGCGTGTCGTTGACCCCGCATATAGGAGCTTCCACCCGTGAAGCGCAGGATCGCATTGGCAAAGAAGTGGTAGATATAATTGTTAACTTTTCACAAAGCAAGCAGCCGTGA
- a CDS encoding DUF1015 family protein has protein sequence MIIKAFKGFRPLPELASKVALNPNNLLSDQRRKEEARKNPYSFAHVVKPRLNFPDDTPKTEQQLFDFARMYFQKMVDEGTILRDEEPCLYVYRLSLEGHTQTGLISCLHIRDYQEGRIKKHEHTRADKENENVLHITSTLLNSNPVFLAYTPVDKIDMLIAMITNEHLPAYDFVNEYGVRQEVWVVSNEKTIDELTDLFNKHVHCSYIADGHHRAAAAAIYAGQMADKLNQLKSNDFNYLLTCLFPANQLRIYDYNRLIKNLNGHTEKEFLKLVSEKFDVKIASRSPYDPSQPHRFGMYLNYKWYKLRAREGTYTNDAVASLDVSILQNNLLDPVLGIKDPRIDRRIDFVPGIKGLAALEKAVVKGKAAVAFSLFPVTMEQLFAISDMNEVMPPKSTWFEPKLMSGLIVFKMEL, from the coding sequence GTGATCATTAAAGCCTTTAAAGGTTTCAGGCCATTGCCGGAACTGGCTTCTAAAGTGGCATTGAATCCCAATAACCTCCTGAGTGATCAGCGCAGGAAAGAGGAAGCGCGTAAAAACCCCTACTCCTTTGCACATGTGGTGAAGCCGCGCTTAAATTTTCCGGATGACACACCGAAAACGGAACAGCAACTCTTTGATTTTGCGCGCATGTATTTTCAAAAGATGGTGGATGAAGGCACCATTCTGCGGGATGAGGAACCCTGCCTGTATGTTTACCGGCTTTCGCTTGAAGGTCATACACAAACCGGACTCATCAGCTGCCTGCATATCAGGGATTACCAGGAAGGAAGAATTAAGAAACATGAACATACCCGCGCCGACAAGGAAAATGAAAATGTGCTTCATATCACGAGTACCTTACTGAATTCAAATCCTGTTTTTCTTGCCTATACGCCGGTAGATAAGATTGATATGCTGATCGCCATGATCACCAATGAACACCTGCCGGCATATGATTTTGTAAATGAATATGGAGTAAGACAGGAAGTGTGGGTAGTCAGCAATGAGAAGACCATTGATGAGCTGACGGATCTTTTTAACAAGCATGTTCACTGCTCTTATATTGCTGATGGACATCATCGTGCAGCAGCGGCAGCCATCTACGCCGGTCAAATGGCAGACAAGCTGAATCAGCTGAAATCGAATGATTTCAATTACCTCCTCACCTGCCTGTTTCCGGCCAACCAACTGCGTATCTATGATTACAACCGCCTGATCAAAAACCTGAATGGTCATACAGAGAAAGAGTTCCTGAAACTGGTGAGTGAAAAATTTGATGTTAAAATTGCCAGCCGCTCACCCTATGATCCTTCGCAGCCACACCGCTTCGGCATGTACCTGAATTACAAATGGTATAAGCTGCGGGCACGGGAAGGCACCTATACGAATGATGCCGTGGCGTCGCTTGATGTTTCCATACTGCAAAACAATTTGCTTGATCCGGTTTTAGGAATCAAAGACCCGCGCATCGACCGCCGTATTGATTTTGTTCCGGGTATTAAAGGACTTGCCGCATTGGAAAAAGCGGTGGTGAAAGGAAAAGCCGCTGTAGCATTTTCGCTCTTTCCGGTTACCATGGAACAGCTTTTTGCCATCTCAGACATGAATGAAGTGATGCCGCCAAAATCAACATGGTTTGAACCGAAACTCATGAGCGGGCTTATTGTTTTTAAGATGGAACTGTAA
- a CDS encoding DUF4384 domain-containing protein: MPIRMVEDDNQQRPDNYPGGGRRPGGNSGGFSILSLLPMLLMLFRKNPKTGIVLLLIGGALYYFSGGGFSSPSAGQLLSTGAEFDPALYDATEVFEPLADNIKNPLPERVSLEKYCPKRLNQGEQGSCVGWGNAYAARTILEAQRTGQDPDRIAFSPAYLYNQISLEGCQGSYIEKAMDVMQGQGLLPLSQFPYNEQSCETKPTSAQKQAASQFKMTGYNRLTKSGDNQEVDMLAIKQNLAQGAPVVVGMMVGGSFMQPMMGQEVWVPSSNDYNMMNFGGHCMCVVGYDDYKYGKEGAFQLMNSWGNDWGQNGLAWIRYKDFAYFTKEAYGVYPMGNADKPLTNNLSVEFGLVDNATQQQIPLRNKGGIVFNTAAPIAKGTKFKIEVTNSLDCYTYLFGQETDQSSYVLFPYTAKHSPYCGITGTRLFPKDYSLQVDATGAKDFMAIVVTKKPIDYKELNTAISSQTGSYEEKVRKALGNLLIPSVSFKTGETISFTLNNVADGAVAMVIEVDKR; this comes from the coding sequence ATGCCCATCAGAATGGTTGAAGACGATAATCAGCAACGGCCTGATAACTATCCGGGTGGCGGCCGCCGCCCCGGCGGGAATAGCGGCGGTTTTTCCATACTGTCCCTGCTGCCAATGCTGCTCATGTTGTTCCGTAAGAATCCGAAAACGGGTATTGTGCTGCTTTTGATCGGCGGTGCGCTCTATTACTTTTCAGGCGGCGGTTTTTCATCTCCTTCCGCTGGGCAATTGCTTTCTACCGGCGCTGAATTTGATCCAGCCTTGTATGATGCTACGGAAGTATTTGAACCATTGGCCGATAACATAAAGAACCCGTTACCGGAAAGAGTTTCGCTGGAGAAATATTGTCCTAAACGACTGAACCAGGGCGAACAGGGTTCATGCGTTGGCTGGGGCAATGCCTATGCAGCCCGCACCATCCTGGAGGCACAACGCACCGGGCAAGATCCCGACAGAATCGCCTTCAGCCCTGCCTACCTGTATAACCAGATCTCCCTGGAAGGATGCCAGGGTTCTTACATTGAAAAAGCCATGGATGTAATGCAGGGACAAGGCTTGCTTCCCCTATCGCAGTTTCCCTACAACGAACAAAGTTGCGAAACCAAACCGACCTCTGCACAAAAACAGGCGGCCTCGCAATTTAAGATGACCGGTTACAACCGGCTTACCAAAAGCGGTGATAACCAGGAAGTGGATATGCTTGCCATCAAACAAAACCTTGCACAAGGTGCGCCTGTAGTGGTCGGCATGATGGTCGGCGGAAGTTTCATGCAACCCATGATGGGCCAGGAAGTGTGGGTGCCTTCTTCCAATGATTATAACATGATGAATTTCGGCGGGCATTGTATGTGCGTGGTGGGTTATGATGATTACAAATACGGTAAGGAAGGCGCCTTTCAGTTGATGAACAGCTGGGGCAACGACTGGGGACAAAATGGATTGGCCTGGATACGATATAAAGACTTCGCCTATTTCACCAAAGAAGCCTATGGTGTTTATCCTATGGGTAATGCCGATAAACCACTTACCAATAATCTGTCGGTGGAATTCGGCCTCGTGGATAATGCGACGCAGCAGCAAATTCCATTACGCAACAAAGGAGGTATAGTTTTTAACACTGCTGCACCCATTGCAAAAGGCACAAAATTCAAGATCGAGGTTACCAATTCACTCGACTGCTATACCTATCTCTTTGGCCAGGAAACAGATCAGAGCAGTTATGTATTGTTCCCTTACACGGCAAAACATTCACCCTACTGTGGCATCACCGGGACGCGATTGTTTCCCAAGGACTATTCTTTGCAGGTTGATGCAACAGGCGCCAAGGATTTCATGGCCATTGTGGTAACAAAAAAGCCGATAGATTATAAGGAACTGAATACGGCTATCAGCAGTCAAACAGGCAGCTATGAGGAAAAAGTGCGTAAAGCGCTGGGCAATTTGCTGATTCCATCAGTGAGTTTTAAGACAGGAGAGACCATCAGTTTCACACTGAACAATGTGGCAGACGGTGCGGTGGCGATGGTTATTGAAGTGGATAAGAGGTGA
- a CDS encoding cystathionine gamma-synthase → MKFATKALHAGIEPDPSTGAIMTPIFQTSTYVQEAPGDHKGYEYARTQNPTRNVLQQNLAALENGRFGLCFASGMAASDAVIKLLNPGDEVLSTNDLYGGTYRIFTKVFEKYGVKFNFIPMHQPGAIEKHISSKTKLLWLETPTNPMMNIIDIAAAAAAAKNAGALVCVDNTFASPYLQNPLDLGADLVLHSVTKYISGHSDVVMGAVITNNESLLERLQFLQNACGGVPGPQDCFLVLRGIKTLHLRMERHCENALKMAAFLSGHPKVEKVHFPGLASHPGHALAKKQMRGFGGMISFTLKGNHLEDAIHVLSNTRLFSLAESLGGVESLIGHPASMTHASIPKEEREKNGLLDSLIRLSVGVEDIDDLIEDINQAIG, encoded by the coding sequence ATGAAATTCGCCACCAAAGCATTGCACGCCGGTATCGAGCCCGACCCTTCCACAGGCGCTATCATGACGCCTATTTTTCAAACCTCCACCTATGTTCAGGAAGCACCGGGTGATCACAAGGGCTATGAGTATGCCCGTACGCAAAATCCAACGCGAAATGTACTGCAGCAAAATCTTGCTGCATTGGAAAATGGAAGGTTTGGTCTGTGTTTCGCCAGTGGCATGGCTGCTTCGGATGCTGTCATTAAACTGCTGAACCCGGGAGACGAAGTGCTGTCCACCAACGATCTCTACGGCGGCACCTATCGGATCTTTACAAAGGTCTTTGAAAAGTACGGCGTGAAATTCAATTTCATTCCGATGCATCAGCCGGGTGCCATTGAAAAGCATATTTCTTCCAAAACAAAATTACTGTGGCTCGAAACGCCCACCAATCCAATGATGAACATCATTGATATTGCAGCCGCAGCAGCCGCCGCGAAGAATGCCGGTGCATTGGTTTGTGTAGACAATACATTCGCTTCTCCGTACCTTCAAAATCCACTCGACCTTGGTGCTGACCTCGTATTGCATTCCGTAACAAAATATATCTCCGGCCACAGTGATGTGGTGATGGGTGCGGTGATAACTAACAATGAATCATTGCTGGAACGGTTACAGTTTTTGCAGAATGCCTGTGGCGGTGTGCCCGGACCGCAGGATTGCTTCCTGGTGCTGCGCGGAATCAAGACTTTGCATCTGCGTATGGAAAGGCATTGCGAGAATGCACTGAAAATGGCGGCCTTTTTATCAGGCCATCCCAAAGTGGAAAAGGTGCACTTTCCCGGGCTTGCCAGCCATCCCGGCCATGCGCTTGCAAAGAAACAGATGCGTGGATTTGGCGGTATGATCTCGTTCACACTTAAAGGCAATCATTTAGAAGATGCGATACACGTGCTATCCAACACGAGGCTTTTCTCACTGGCAGAGTCGCTTGGCGGTGTGGAATCACTCATCGGTCATCCGGCTTCCATGACACATGCCTCCATTCCCAAAGAGGAAAGGGAAAAGAACGGCTTGCTTGATTCATTAATCCGCCTCAGCGTGGGCGTCGAAGACATTGATGACCTGATAGAAGATATCAATCAGGCCATTGGCTGA
- a CDS encoding T9SS type A sorting domain-containing protein: MKNYYALAAVCLLCFQQMAFSQPLDTLLFENFENDPDTYIEPSFPNGDDATWINYDQDGFNDASGSGRPGEWFWTFGFADADSSNLIYASNSWTSPANLVANYLVLPPLDIEDASATLSWKSAPFQTPRYLDGYYVVVSSECNVEDCFTDTLFKAAEYVSAGPLDVDSGFSHYNFTAGWVHGEDGTYIEYHNDSARFIGILQPQTVSLAAYVGKKIYIAIVHGTKDDNLLSVDDILVTQNEVSGIHETAAPSSAVAIYPNPAVTTATVSFPLGQTSMVTTLIIDANGKVVHSSNSPVLIKGRQQLTLDVSALPAGNYDVVLQYKGGQLNGKIAVQ; encoded by the coding sequence ATGAAAAATTACTACGCACTGGCAGCTGTATGCTTACTATGCTTTCAGCAGATGGCATTTTCTCAACCGCTGGATACACTGCTCTTTGAAAATTTCGAGAATGATCCCGACACTTACATTGAACCCAGCTTTCCGAATGGCGATGATGCAACCTGGATCAATTACGATCAGGATGGATTTAATGATGCGAGCGGAAGCGGCAGGCCCGGCGAATGGTTCTGGACCTTTGGTTTCGCCGATGCTGACAGCAGCAACCTCATTTATGCCAGTAACTCATGGACTTCGCCGGCCAACCTTGTAGCCAATTACCTGGTGCTGCCACCGCTGGATATTGAGGATGCAAGTGCTACACTCAGCTGGAAATCCGCTCCATTTCAAACACCGCGTTACCTCGATGGTTACTATGTGGTGGTATCATCCGAATGCAATGTGGAAGACTGCTTTACCGACACGCTGTTCAAGGCGGCCGAATATGTTTCTGCCGGGCCACTTGATGTTGACAGCGGTTTCAGTCATTATAATTTTACTGCGGGATGGGTGCACGGCGAAGACGGCACATATATCGAATACCACAACGATTCGGCGCGCTTTATCGGCATACTGCAACCACAAACCGTCAGCCTCGCAGCTTATGTGGGTAAAAAAATTTACATAGCCATCGTGCATGGAACAAAAGATGACAACCTGCTGAGTGTGGATGATATCCTCGTAACACAAAATGAAGTTTCAGGTATCCACGAAACAGCAGCTCCGTCGTCTGCTGTGGCTATTTACCCTAATCCGGCAGTCACAACAGCCACCGTGAGTTTTCCGCTTGGCCAGACGTCAATGGTGACCACTTTGATTATTGACGCCAACGGAAAGGTAGTGCATTCAAGTAATTCTCCCGTTTTGATTAAAGGACGGCAACAACTTACGCTGGATGTTTCAGCATTACCTGCCGGCAACTATGACGTGGTGTTGCAATACAAAGGCGGGCAACTGAACGGAAAAATTGCGGTGCAATAA
- a CDS encoding glycosyltransferase family 4 protein — translation MKIAVNTRFLLKNKLEGIGWFTYETLKRITQQHPEHEFIFLFDRPYAAEFIFSSNVTGRVIYPPARHPFLWFWWFEQAVPAALKKIKPDLFLSTDGYLSLACKVPQVTVMHDLAFEHFPDHVNALTAWYYRYFTPKFAKKAKRIATVSEYSKQDIIKLYDVAPGKIDVVHNGSNELFQPLGDEEKTKVRQQFTGGCPYFIYAGALQPRKNIINLFLAFDQFKKNKSCNARLVMAGRNWSYRDAMKVHQAMQFRDDVVFPGHLTRADLSRLLGAAEALVYVSLFEGFGIPIVEAMYCDVPVITSNISSMPEVAGEAGLFVDPYSISDIAEKMQLLFGNEELKLKLVQKGQLQRRQFTWQRTAEQLWECIIKTAQSDV, via the coding sequence GTGAAAATTGCCGTCAATACCAGGTTTCTCCTGAAAAACAAGCTGGAAGGCATCGGATGGTTTACGTATGAGACGCTTAAGCGGATTACACAGCAGCACCCGGAACATGAGTTTATTTTTCTGTTTGATCGTCCGTATGCCGCAGAATTTATTTTCTCATCTAATGTCACCGGCAGGGTGATTTATCCGCCTGCGCGTCATCCCTTCTTGTGGTTCTGGTGGTTTGAACAGGCAGTGCCGGCGGCGTTGAAAAAAATCAAGCCCGATCTTTTTCTTTCCACCGACGGCTATCTTTCACTTGCCTGCAAGGTGCCGCAGGTAACGGTTATGCATGATCTTGCTTTTGAGCATTTTCCCGATCATGTTAACGCACTCACCGCATGGTATTACCGGTATTTTACGCCGAAGTTTGCGAAGAAAGCAAAGCGTATTGCCACGGTTTCCGAATATTCCAAACAGGATATTATTAAACTATATGATGTAGCGCCTGGTAAAATTGATGTGGTGCACAATGGATCCAATGAGTTATTCCAACCACTTGGCGACGAGGAAAAGACAAAGGTGCGGCAACAGTTTACCGGAGGTTGTCCGTACTTCATTTATGCAGGTGCATTGCAACCGAGGAAAAATATCATCAATCTTTTCCTTGCTTTTGATCAGTTCAAAAAAAATAAATCCTGCAATGCGAGACTGGTTATGGCTGGAAGAAACTGGTCTTACCGCGATGCCATGAAGGTGCATCAGGCGATGCAATTCCGTGACGATGTGGTTTTTCCCGGCCATTTAACGCGCGCAGACCTGTCGAGACTGCTTGGTGCTGCGGAAGCGTTGGTGTATGTTTCCCTCTTTGAAGGTTTCGGTATTCCCATCGTGGAAGCGATGTATTGCGATGTACCGGTCATTACCAGTAATATTTCATCTATGCCTGAAGTAGCAGGTGAAGCAGGATTGTTTGTGGATCCTTATTCAATATCGGATATTGCAGAAAAGATGCAACTGCTATTTGGCAATGAAGAATTAAAATTAAAGCTGGTGCAAAAGGGACAATTGCAACGCCGGCAGTTCACCTGGCAGCGCACTGCCGAACAGTTATGGGAATGTATTATCAAAACCGCACAAAGCGATGTGTGA
- a CDS encoding polysaccharide biosynthesis C-terminal domain-containing protein, which translates to MQKLFFRNLVFIVALNVLIKPLWILGIDRTVQNVVGSSAYGLYFVLFNLSMLTQILLDAGISNYNNRHLARDESELTDYLSNIFSIKIVLSAIYMLVTLFSGFVLQFSSYELYLLSVIGINQALASLIVYSRSNISALHHFKVDSMISVMDKALMILICGILLIVPSMRAQFSIEYFIYAQTMAYLITLLSALGYIIHVSGRFRFHFSLQFAGGLFKRSMPFALLILMMAVYSRIDGIMIERLLPEKGAHEAGIYASAYRLLDALNQFGYLFSVLLLPIFSRMLAKQQSIESLARASFTVIFIFAFICCMALSFFSVPLMHLLYHDATGYSSSVLSILIYSFPGTATVYIFGTLLTANGNLKALILISLIAVVLNFCLNLALIPMKQALGAAMAACITGLTIGMLNFLLAARVFHFRTNVALLLKLFLFITGSYLLFMTAAMWNIHWMYVMVLLSILSLGFATLLGLIEIRKIIPLLKTASD; encoded by the coding sequence ATGCAAAAGCTGTTTTTCAGAAACCTTGTATTTATTGTTGCACTGAATGTCCTGATAAAGCCACTCTGGATTCTGGGAATTGACCGCACTGTGCAGAATGTGGTTGGGTCATCGGCTTACGGTTTGTATTTCGTATTGTTCAACTTATCCATGCTCACCCAAATATTGCTGGATGCCGGTATCAGCAACTATAATAACAGGCACCTGGCCCGCGATGAAAGCGAACTGACTGATTACTTATCAAATATTTTCAGTATCAAAATCGTATTGTCGGCCATATATATGCTGGTAACGCTGTTTTCAGGTTTCGTGCTGCAGTTCTCTTCTTATGAGCTTTACCTGCTGAGCGTAATCGGCATCAACCAGGCGCTTGCTTCCCTGATCGTTTATTCACGATCCAATATTTCGGCGTTACACCATTTCAAGGTGGACAGTATGATTTCCGTGATGGATAAAGCATTGATGATACTTATCTGTGGCATATTACTGATTGTACCATCCATGCGTGCACAGTTCAGCATTGAATATTTCATTTATGCACAGACGATGGCCTACCTCATAACGCTCTTATCTGCGCTTGGCTATATCATTCATGTGAGTGGCAGATTCCGTTTTCATTTTTCGCTTCAATTTGCCGGAGGCCTATTTAAAAGATCGATGCCTTTTGCGTTGCTTATTTTAATGATGGCGGTTTATTCACGCATTGATGGTATCATGATTGAGCGTTTACTGCCGGAAAAAGGAGCACATGAAGCCGGCATCTATGCTTCCGCCTACCGGTTGCTGGATGCACTCAATCAGTTTGGATACCTGTTTTCGGTATTGTTGCTGCCGATCTTCTCGAGAATGCTGGCAAAACAGCAGAGCATTGAATCGCTTGCCCGTGCAAGTTTCACGGTCATCTTTATTTTCGCCTTCATTTGCTGTATGGCACTGTCCTTTTTTTCAGTTCCTCTAATGCATTTACTCTATCATGATGCAACCGGTTATTCATCGTCTGTTTTATCCATACTGATTTACAGCTTTCCGGGCACAGCTACGGTTTATATCTTCGGTACGTTGCTAACCGCGAATGGCAATCTGAAGGCGCTCATCCTCATCTCCCTGATAGCTGTCGTGCTGAACTTCTGTCTTAACCTTGCACTTATTCCCATGAAACAGGCATTGGGGGCTGCCATGGCTGCCTGCATCACCGGCCTCACCATCGGCATGCTGAACTTCCTGCTTGCCGCAAGAGTATTTCACTTCCGGACCAATGTCGCGTTATTACTCAAGCTGTTTCTTTTTATCACAGGAAGCTATCTCCTCTTCATGACTGCCGCAATGTGGAACATTCACTGGATGTATGTCATGGTGTTGCTGTCCATTCTTTCGCTTGGATTCGCCACGCTACTGGGCCTTATTGAAATCAGAAAAATTATACCCTTGCTCAAAACAGCCAGCGACTGA
- a CDS encoding O-antigen ligase family protein, translating to MFPNTGPEISSDSAGNKQPLDKFWLRLLYAFSGLMLVCGFAAIYAENYLLLLIPCGILFLYLSLNDFRVIYFLLLFLLPLSTEVALPGGFATDFPTEPLIAGLMILFFCTVAARPATLDKEVLKNPVIFLLILHYCWILIATVYSADPLVSVKFSIAKTWYIITFVFVTGMIIKDVSTFKIAFWCVLIPLLFTVIYSLVRHSRYDFSFQTVNEQMIPFFRNHVNYACTLAQMMPFVVLAIGWYRKGSVARRFLLFSFALLLVAIYFAYTRSAWLSLLGACCMYFVIRSKLTGWLLAAGMAGLVGLLVYMSVQNHYLNFEPDFEHTIYHPELEDHLLSTFEGEDVSSAERVYRWIAGIRMWLDKPVIGYGPGNFYGFYKSFTVTSFKTYVSENPERSSVHNYFILLMTEQGIIGLLIFLALTIVLLTQGQRIYHETTDRAERRYVMAVLLCLVIIYMNTMLSDLIETDKIGSFFFICIALIVNQDIRNNRLKQQQQQIPLK from the coding sequence ATGTTTCCTAACACCGGACCTGAGATATCATCTGACAGCGCTGGCAACAAGCAGCCACTTGATAAGTTCTGGCTCCGGTTGTTATATGCATTCAGTGGCCTGATGCTTGTTTGTGGGTTTGCTGCCATTTATGCTGAAAATTATCTGCTGCTGCTCATTCCCTGCGGCATTCTTTTCCTTTACCTGAGTTTAAATGATTTCAGGGTCATCTATTTTTTACTGCTGTTTCTCCTCCCGCTTTCCACGGAAGTGGCCTTGCCCGGTGGTTTTGCTACTGACTTCCCAACCGAGCCACTGATTGCCGGCCTGATGATACTCTTCTTTTGCACAGTGGCAGCGCGTCCCGCCACACTGGATAAGGAAGTATTAAAAAATCCGGTCATCTTCCTGCTGATACTGCATTATTGCTGGATACTGATTGCAACAGTCTATTCGGCCGATCCGCTTGTATCCGTCAAATTCTCGATTGCCAAAACATGGTACATCATAACGTTTGTCTTTGTGACGGGCATGATCATAAAAGACGTATCAACTTTTAAGATCGCCTTCTGGTGCGTCCTTATTCCGCTGCTTTTCACGGTCATCTACAGCCTCGTCCGTCATTCGAGATACGACTTCTCCTTTCAGACGGTGAATGAACAGATGATACCATTCTTCCGCAATCATGTAAACTATGCATGCACCCTGGCGCAGATGATGCCTTTTGTGGTGCTGGCTATCGGATGGTACCGGAAGGGTTCTGTTGCCCGCCGCTTCCTGTTATTCTCTTTTGCATTATTGCTGGTGGCCATCTATTTCGCCTATACAAGATCGGCCTGGTTATCGCTGCTTGGTGCATGCTGCATGTACTTCGTGATCCGGAGCAAACTTACCGGTTGGTTATTGGCCGCAGGAATGGCCGGCCTCGTCGGGTTACTGGTTTATATGAGTGTGCAAAATCACTATCTCAATTTTGAGCCTGATTTTGAACACACCATATACCATCCTGAACTGGAAGATCACTTACTCTCCACTTTTGAAGGAGAAGATGTTTCCAGCGCAGAACGCGTGTACCGTTGGATCGCAGGCATACGCATGTGGCTGGACAAACCGGTCATTGGTTACGGGCCCGGTAACTTCTATGGATTTTATAAATCCTTCACCGTAACAAGTTTTAAGACCTATGTAAGCGAAAACCCGGAACGTTCCTCCGTGCATAACTATTTCATCCTGCTGATGACAGAACAGGGAATAATAGGACTGCTCATCTTCCTGGCACTCACCATCGTCTTGCTGACACAAGGCCAAAGGATCTATCATGAAACCACCGATCGTGCTGAACGGCGCTATGTGATGGCGGTCTTGCTTTGCCTGGTCATCATTTACATGAATACCATGCTGAGCGATTTAATTGAAACAGACAAGATCGGATCGTTCTTCTTCATCTGTATTGCATTAATTGTAAACCAGGATATCCGGAATAACAGGTTGAAACAGCAGCAACAGCAGATTCCCCTGAAATAA